Below is a window of Comamonadaceae bacterium M7527 DNA.
ACTAGACACCGCAGACTGCGTCAAAAACATTTTGTCGGCTGCGCGCGTCACGCTTTTAAGCATGACCACCCAGTAGAACGACTCAACAAATCGCAAGTTCATGCGTGTACACCTGGTTTAAACAAGCGCTTATTGTGCCGTTCGCACGCCATGCACCGCATTGACCACGCCTGCACCGCTGTGTGTGCGATCAAGTCCCCATGCTTGCAAGTGCGTGGCGCATGATAGACCTGTGAGTCAGTTGTGTAAGCCACACCACCCGTGCATAGCAGCCATGCCCCAACTGCGCCGCCCCCAGCTACTCGCGGTACAACACCACCTCGGCTTGCTCTACCTCATAGCCTGTCACGCTCTCGCCGTTGGTTGACCGGTGCGCCTTGATGATGCCTTGCACCCACACCGTCTCCATGGTGGGAAAGTCAACCGGCTTGCCAGGGCGCACAAGAATGATTTGGTTGGCCGGCGGCGGCGGCGTGTGCACGCAGGCACCGAAATAAGGCACCAGCAAAAAGGACTGTTTGCTGCCCACATCGGTGTCAATGGCCACCACAAAGCCAGGTATTTTGATGCGCTTGCCGTCCAGGTCCGTGCGCGTGGGCGCGTTGTCCCATTCCTTGCGCAGCGCTGCCATGTAGCTGTTGGCAGCCGGTGAGTCGTCTATCAGTGACGATATCTTGTTGGCCAACATTTGCAGGTGCGGACTGGGCTTCCAGCCTGTGGGCACCAACTCGTCCCAGCTCAGCTCCTGCACGGCTTGGGCCTGCGCTGCCAGCGGCAAGACGGCGCAGGCAGATGCCGTCAGATAGGCTGCAAGAACACCCGCGCCCAGGCGCAACGTTATCCGGCGGTTATTCATCATCCACTACTCCTTGGATTAAGCGCCTCGCCCAGCGAGCTGCGCGTGCTTAGCCATGCTGGCAGCAACGCACTCGCCACAGCAATCACCAGCAAGCCTGCCAACACAAAAACCGTTTGGGCACTGACCCAGCTGTGCGTCAACACCACACCCGTGGCCGTTCCCAGCCACTCACTGCCCACAGCAATGCAAACGTGCAGCAGCGCAATGCCGGCGGCCGTACCCAGCACAAAGGTTAGCAAGGCCTCAGCCAGCACCATCACCATAAGACCGCCAGACGATGCGCCTGTGGCGCGAAGCACCGCTATTTCACGCTTGCGCGTTTGTAAGGACATCAACAGCGTAGCCGCCAGCGCAAGCCCTGCACCCACCGCCACCAGCCAAGCCACTGCGCGCAGGGTCGACTCGACAATGCCAAGCGTTTGCCACAACTCATCCAGGGCCACGCCTGGCATCACGGCGCTCAGCGCTGGTGAGTCAATGCCCTGCACCGTGCGGCGCACCGCAAATACTTTGGCAGGGCTTGTCAGCCCCAGTAGCCATGCATTCACTTGCATGCCCTGACGCTGCGTGGCCTGCTGCATCAGCCCCTCAAAGCTATTGGCCGCGCCGCCCGTGTGTGCTGCCTGAAACCCTGCCAGCGACACCCACACCGCCTGGTCAATAGGCGCGCCAGTTGGCGCCAGAATGCCGCTGACCTTAAAGCTGACGTGATCGTGGCGCTTGGCCAAGCCGCCAAAAGTACCGTGCGAAAACATCACCGCACTGCCAACGCCCAGGCCCAGTTTGTGTGCAGCCGCAGCACCCAGCACCACATCGGTAGGCACGTTAAACAGCACACCGTGAGCCAGTGACAGGGCTTGACCCGCTGCACGCACGTGCTCAAAGTAGGCCGGCGTGGTGGCCACCACAGGCTGGCGGCGCACAAAGTCACCCATGGCAACAGGCACAACCCAGTCCACACCATCTATGGCACGCAAGCGCTCACCCGTTTGCTCGGGCAACACCGCCGTGCCCCGTCCAATTTGAAACACGGTATTGAGCAACAGCTCAATAGGGCTGGCTTTGGCCCCTACGATCAAGTCAACCCCAGACACTGCCCTGGAGAAACTACTGCGCGCATCGGCCCCCACCTGGTGAATGGCCAATACAAGCGTGGTCGCCAATGCAATGGACGCGGCCACCAAACCCATAGAAACGCGCCTAGACCACGCGCTGTGCATCGCAAGTTGCAGCCACAAACCAAGTTTGCTCATGCTGTTACCCCCTGCTTTGTGGTCGCACGCACATGCGCATTAAAGTCAATGCATTGGTCAAACAAAGGCAGCAGTGCGGCGTCGTGGCTGACCACCAGCAAGGCCGAGCCGCTGTCTTTGGCTTGCTGCACCAGCACCTGCATCAGGGCGCGGCTGTTGGCCGCATCAAGCGCCGAGGTGGGCTCATCTGCCACCAGCAAAGCGGGCTGCAACAGCAACGCCCGAATGGCTGCCACGCGCTGCTGCTGGCCCACAGACAGGTTGCCCGCAGGCTGCGCCCATAAAGACTGCGACAAGGCAAATGCGTCGCACAAACGACGCATGCGCTCGCCCACTTGTTCATGGCGCCGTCCTTGCGCGTCCCGCATACGCCACGGCAGCAGCATATTGTCTTGGGCACTGAGATAAGGCAGCAAGTTGAACTGCTGAAACACATAGCCCACATGCCTGCGCCTTAGTGCATCAGCCGCCGCAGGTTTGAGGCCATGCAAGGCCTCTTGGGCAATCCAGACTTCACCGCGCTGCAGGGGCAGCACGCCTGTCAACAGCGACAGCAACGTGCTCTTGCCGCAGCCGCTGGGCCCGTGCACCACAGCGGTGTCGCCCGCACCCAGGTGCAGCGACTGCACATGAATAATAGGTTCATCAGCCGTCCAGCCAAACAGCAGGTCATGCACGGCCAGTTTGGGTGTGGCGGTCATGGCAAGGCAAGCAGTCTTGCAGGTGCGCGCACATCACGCGCAAATTGCCTGCCGTTAACCACACCTTGCACCAACACAGTCTGCATGCCAGGCCACTGCTTCATGGCCAGCAGCTCAACGCTTTGCAGCGCTTGAGGCTTGGCGCAGCGCCAAGAAACCAGCCACTGCGCATCAGCATGCATGGCTTGGCCGTCATGGTCTGCATGGTCTGCATGCGCTTCATGCTCATGGACCTCAACCCCTGGCACATCAACGTCTACCGACGCCACCACACATTGCGCCGCAGGCGTGGGCTTAAGCCACTGCCCAGCCTTTGTCAACTGCGCTTGCGCATTGGCCAGCGCCTCACGCTGCGCCTTGTTTTCAGCTTGATGCTCAAAGCCCACCAGGGTATCCAGAGGCATGTCCCAGCGCAGCGACAGGTTGGCGCCAGATACCACCAACTCAATGTTTGACTGGCCATGTACATGGCGCTCACTGGCAAGGCTTGTCAGCGGAAAGGCGCACACCAAAGCACACGCCACAAATTGTTTCGTCATCAACACAGCAATTACTCCTTAACAGTCCATCCAGACGTTGACTCGCACAAAGGCACAGAGTCCAACGCCGCAGCAGATTTAGGCTAAGCGTGCAGGCGGTGCGCGGGCGCAGTACAGCGCAAATGACGTTTGAATGCGCCAGGCTGTGCCGCCCGCCAGTGGGTAGGCAAACAACGCAACACATGCTGCGGCGGCAACCACAGCAGCGAGCAAGGCAAATGCACCAGCAGCCACGTCAATCAGCTGGCACGTAAAGCTGCCTTGGTCGTGGTCCAGTACGTCACCATGAGCATGAGCATGGGCATACTCGCCGTGCAAATGGTGTACCGCATGGTCAGTGGCCACCTGTTCAAAGGCCACTAACAAGGCAGGCTTGGCAGCAAACTGGGTTGCGCTAGCGGTAGCCCTTTGAGGGACATGCTGGGTTTGGTGAATCAGCCCCAGCAACTGAACCAGCACCAAACACGCCAGCGCAAGCGCACACCAGACCAAGGGGCTGCGCTTGTAGAGCTGATGCGCGTGGCGACGGTATGCGTGCATGCAAATAGTTTAGCCCACGCTTAAAAGGCGGGCTTGTTCTTGGCTTTGCCTTTGGGCGCTACAGACGTGGTGATGGGTGCACGCATGGGCTCTGATGACGTGCCGAGGCTCAACGCCTTGTCAGCACCCGCTGACTTCTTGGGCTTCTTGGCTTCCTTGTTGGTTTTTTGCTGACCTTTGGCCATGGCGGGCTCCGAAAATTAGTGGAACGCCATTATTGCTGTGCGCGCTGCGTTTTTGATGCCGCCACCACTGCGCCACACAAATAAAACCCGTTTGCCCCACGCGGCGGCGCAATGCGGTTAATCGGTGTGCAAATGGCCCGTTTTCACAAAAATGGTGCAACCCTCTTTGCTAAAAGGCTGGTGCATGCTCATGTGCGGGCCTCTTATCCAGGTGCCTTGGGGGTAGCGGCCATGCTCGTCTTCAAACACGCCACGCACCACAAAAATCTCCTCGCCGCCAAAGTGCCTATGCGGGTTGAAATAAGTTTGCGGCGCCCAGCGCACAAGCGTTGAGCCCAGGCCTTGCGTCATCAGCGGCATCACGTGCAAGCCCTCCACCATACCCTGCAACCACTGGGCCGCGTTGGTGTGCACCACTTCGCGCTGCTGTTGGTCCGGGCCCAAGTGGCGCAGCTTGACAAACAGCTCACAGCCCTGCTCAGTACGCGGCGCATGTGACGAACCGGGCGGGTTCATGATGTAAGTGCCCTCTGGGTAGTCGCCGTACTCGTCACTGAGCACACCGCTTAGCACCAGTATTTCTTCGCCCAAGTCATGGGTGTGGGCCTCAAACGACGCGCCAGGCGCATAGCGAACAATAGAAGTGGCCTTGGCCACCTCACCTCCTATGCGCTCAAGCATGCGCCGCTCAACACCGGCGTGCGGGCTGGCCACCCACTCCAGCGCGTGGCTGTTCAGCACCACGCGCTGTGTGTAGTCGTCGTTCAGCAGCATGCGCTGTTAGCCCTGTACCGCCAACAACTCGACGTCAAACTTCAGTGTGGCGTTGGGCGGAATAACACCACCGGCACCACGCGCGCCGTAGCCCAACTCTGGCGGAATGATGAGGGTGCGCGCACCGCCCACTTGCATACCGGCCACGCCCTCATCCCAACCTTTGATCACCATGCCAGCGCCCAGCGCAAATACAAAGGGGTCACCACGGTCTTTGCTTGAGTCAAACTTGGCGCCTTGCTCGCCGCCCTCGTAAAGCCAGCCCGTGTAGTGCACCACCACGTCTTGGCCTAATGCTGCGGTGTCGCCTGTGCCCACCGTGGTGTCTTTGTATTGCAAGCCGGTAGAAGTCGTGTTCATGGTTGTCCTTTGTCAGTCACTACATTCAATAAGCTGCAAATTATCACCCAACGCCAATAACCTGCTGGGCCAGTCACGCCTGCGGATCAATCAGACTGGGCCAAATCCCGCGCGGATTGCTCAATCAGCAATTTGTCCAGCTTCGAAGCTGGCAAATTCACCAACAAATCCATGCGTCTCTTGATGGCATGCAGCGTTTGTTTGAAAGCCTCTGCCTTTGCCTCATCCGAGCCCTGCACCTCAGACGGATCTGCATAGCCCCAATGTGCAGTAGCAGGCTGGCCTGGCCAAAACGGGCAAACCTCACCGGCGGCGTTGTCGCACACCGTAATCACCAAGTCCATGACAGGCGCACCTGCCTGCGCAAACACGTCCCAGCTTTTGCTGGCCAAACCGTCCACCGACATACCAGCCTTGCGCAAAGCCTCCAAGGCCATGGGATTGGGCTGCTGGTTGGCACGTGGGCTGCTGCCCGCAGAAAACGCTTTAAACCGCCCCGTCCCCATGCTGTTCAAACAGGCTTCCGCCAATATGCTGCGTGCGGAATTGTGCGTGCATAAAAACAAAACGTTGATGGGCTTGCTCTCGTTCACATTGATCTCCTGGGGAAAAATGACGTTTAAAAAATATGAAACATGTCCGGCCACACGCAAGACGGCAACCGGTTAATTTCAATAATACAATGAATATCGAATTATTGATCACACACCCAAGAAAAAACAAACCATGACCGACCTACCCCAGCTTGTGGCGCAGTGCTTTGACATACCCACACCAGACAAACTCGCCAGCCCTGGCAACGTCCACCATGCGCCGCGCATTTTGCTCATGTACGGCTCGCTGCGCGAGCGCTCTTTCAGCAAATTGCTAACCTACGAGGCGGCGCGCTTGCTAGAAGCCATGGGTGCGCAAACAAAGGTGTTTGACCCCACTGGCTTGCCACAACCAGACGGTGCGCCAGACACCCACCCCAAAGTCCAAGAGCTGCGATCACTGGCCACGTGGTGTGAAGGCATGGTGTGGTGCTCACCCGAGCGTCACGGCGCCATGACTGGCATCATGAAAAGCCAGATTGACTGGATACCGCTGTCTGTTGGCGCCGTGCGCCCCACTCAAGGCAAAACACTGGCGGTAATGCAAGTCAGCGGCGGCTCACAGTCGTTTAACGCCGTCAACCAGTTGCGCATATTGGGCCGCTGGATGCGCATGATCACCATCCCCAACCAAAGCTCTGTGGCTAAGGCGTTTTTGGAGTTTGACGACAACAACCGCATGAAGCCGTCCAGCTACTTTGACCGCGTGGTAGATGTTATGGAAGAGCTGATGAAGTTCACCCTGCTCACCCGCCATGCGTCGCCCTACCTGGTAGACCGCTACAGCGAGCGCAAAGAGACCGCGGCTGAATTATCGGCACGCGTTAACAAAGCCTAAGCTGCGTTGCCGCACAGCAGCCCACGGTGCAAAAACCATGGCCTGCTCAGAAACACGCCTCTACTGACCGTGTTGGTGTGAGTGGTCATTGCCCAAGCGCTCATGCACGGCGCGCATGCCTCTTGCGGCCATATCGCTCACCTCTGCCGCATGCGTTTGCAGCAGCTTGACAACCGCGTCATCTGCTGAAGTTTGGGTAACAGCAATGCCCGTGGGCGTCATGGCAATTGTGGTTTCAATAGCGTCGGCATACTCAAACAAGGCGGTCAGTGTAGGGCTTTGTATGCGCACTTCCGGATCACGCTTGGTCTGCAGGCGCGCCAACATCTGCACCACGTGATTAACCAGCGGCGTACGCAGGCTGTCGTCGTCGGTCTCGGTGACCGTGCGTATGCCGTTTGGCAAATGCTCCACCGTTCGACGCAAAGATTGGTGGCGCTGGAACATGGCGGCCATATCAGCCACTTCCCCCGCTGTGGTGTCTTTGCCATGCAAACCCGGCATGTTCACCTCATCGTGCATGGCCGCACCACCGGCGTGGCCCTCACCACCCATGTGGTGTTGGCCATGCATGTGCTGGTATTTCATTTGACTCCACGCAAAAGCCGCAGCAACAAAAGCGCCCACAACCACAACCACCCATAACAACCGCCGCATACACGCACTCCCACCATACAAACAACGCACAACGCACACCACTCAAAACTGCACAGTGCGCCCACCGGCAATGACCTTGGCGTTAACGCAGCACAACAGCACCAGTGTATGCGCCAACAACCCCGCTCTTGAGGCAACAACCACTGTGACAGCACTTTTTTAAGCGCTGGGCGACAATCAGCCCCCTGTCAACCACGCTTTGGAGAACCGCTTGTCTAACCCAGCCACCGCCGCGCTATTCACCCCGTTCACCATTGGCGACACGCCACTGCAGCACCGTATTGTGATGGCGCCACT
It encodes the following:
- a CDS encoding DUF3299 domain-containing protein translates to MMNNRRITLRLGAGVLAAYLTASACAVLPLAAQAQAVQELSWDELVPTGWKPSPHLQMLANKISSLIDDSPAANSYMAALRKEWDNAPTRTDLDGKRIKIPGFVVAIDTDVGSKQSFLLVPYFGACVHTPPPPANQIILVRPGKPVDFPTMETVWVQGIIKAHRSTNGESVTGYEVEQAEVVLYRE
- a CDS encoding ABC transporter permease, encoding MSKLGLWLQLAMHSAWSRRVSMGLVAASIALATTLVLAIHQVGADARSSFSRAVSGVDLIVGAKASPIELLLNTVFQIGRGTAVLPEQTGERLRAIDGVDWVVPVAMGDFVRRQPVVATTPAYFEHVRAAGQALSLAHGVLFNVPTDVVLGAAAAHKLGLGVGSAVMFSHGTFGGLAKRHDHVSFKVSGILAPTGAPIDQAVWVSLAGFQAAHTGGAANSFEGLMQQATQRQGMQVNAWLLGLTSPAKVFAVRRTVQGIDSPALSAVMPGVALDELWQTLGIVESTLRAVAWLVAVGAGLALAATLLMSLQTRKREIAVLRATGASSGGLMVMVLAEALLTFVLGTAAGIALLHVCIAVGSEWLGTATGVVLTHSWVSAQTVFVLAGLLVIAVASALLPAWLSTRSSLGEALNPRSSG
- a CDS encoding ABC transporter ATP-binding protein; this translates as MTATPKLAVHDLLFGWTADEPIIHVQSLHLGAGDTAVVHGPSGCGKSTLLSLLTGVLPLQRGEVWIAQEALHGLKPAAADALRRRHVGYVFQQFNLLPYLSAQDNMLLPWRMRDAQGRRHEQVGERMRRLCDAFALSQSLWAQPAGNLSVGQQQRVAAIRALLLQPALLVADEPTSALDAANSRALMQVLVQQAKDSGSALLVVSHDAALLPLFDQCIDFNAHVRATTKQGVTA
- a CDS encoding DUF2796 domain-containing protein, whose amino-acid sequence is MTKQFVACALVCAFPLTSLASERHVHGQSNIELVVSGANLSLRWDMPLDTLVGFEHQAENKAQREALANAQAQLTKAGQWLKPTPAAQCVVASVDVDVPGVEVHEHEAHADHADHDGQAMHADAQWLVSWRCAKPQALQSVELLAMKQWPGMQTVLVQGVVNGRQFARDVRAPARLLALP
- a CDS encoding cupin domain-containing protein, whose protein sequence is MLLNDDYTQRVVLNSHALEWVASPHAGVERRMLERIGGEVAKATSIVRYAPGASFEAHTHDLGEEILVLSGVLSDEYGDYPEGTYIMNPPGSSHAPRTEQGCELFVKLRHLGPDQQQREVVHTNAAQWLQGMVEGLHVMPLMTQGLGSTLVRWAPQTYFNPHRHFGGEEIFVVRGVFEDEHGRYPQGTWIRGPHMSMHQPFSKEGCTIFVKTGHLHTD
- a CDS encoding FKBP-type peptidyl-prolyl cis-trans isomerase, whose protein sequence is MNTTSTGLQYKDTTVGTGDTAALGQDVVVHYTGWLYEGGEQGAKFDSSKDRGDPFVFALGAGMVIKGWDEGVAGMQVGGARTLIIPPELGYGARGAGGVIPPNATLKFDVELLAVQG
- a CDS encoding arsenate reductase ArsC, whose protein sequence is MNESKPINVLFLCTHNSARSILAEACLNSMGTGRFKAFSAGSSPRANQQPNPMALEALRKAGMSVDGLASKSWDVFAQAGAPVMDLVITVCDNAAGEVCPFWPGQPATAHWGYADPSEVQGSDEAKAEAFKQTLHAIKRRMDLLVNLPASKLDKLLIEQSARDLAQSD
- the arsH gene encoding arsenical resistance protein ArsH gives rise to the protein MTDLPQLVAQCFDIPTPDKLASPGNVHHAPRILLMYGSLRERSFSKLLTYEAARLLEAMGAQTKVFDPTGLPQPDGAPDTHPKVQELRSLATWCEGMVWCSPERHGAMTGIMKSQIDWIPLSVGAVRPTQGKTLAVMQVSGGSQSFNAVNQLRILGRWMRMITIPNQSSVAKAFLEFDDNNRMKPSSYFDRVVDVMEELMKFTLLTRHASPYLVDRYSERKETAAELSARVNKA